One genomic region from Paramormyrops kingsleyae isolate MSU_618 chromosome 24, PKINGS_0.4, whole genome shotgun sequence encodes:
- the LOC111857250 gene encoding pleckstrin homology-like domain family B member 2 isoform X1: protein MSSRGMRSGAELQELMDSLQRKKLALEASLRTNGEYLTLALSPPISASHRSQDLNWRPFGTLKASGHVTSLSTPPSPRDGDRERSLSPTPTSLISGLRNQSQDSTGPPSTSDGRRLLTTWNGSASEGRSRYLRPGGPSGTASVPSSPRLARRGGLDSAFRQRKHSAGSLSSLGSHSLSLPRLYRSADSPALSVLPRRSSGGLDVGVESVCGWPRSQWSPALTGQPDVTVPASVPASVPGSPRLPRRRNRSLSGSHCDVDRSMLRGSSPCLELGLGDRRSSFGKAGLGAGLGAWLGVGQFRERHGSISSLSGKEELRDYHQRQRDERLREQEVERLERQRLETILSLCSELGRGGSTVTDLQKINRELEKLQVSDDESVFSDSAAFEPRARRGRPSGQRDRLVTTPSPRLPNEQLPGIGEEVQLKQEVTRIEEERIQALNNVEELEQKIKDLDNQMEESVREVELERALLEGEQQAEAEQLQRDKELLEQLNQKLHHVGSGGQTRIATERAQLDAQRAKVAKLAELLSEQKTQLDTCPEALREQLQLQLSRDAETLEMEMKRFEDLEFQQLERESRQEEEKENLGQQLERGSRQEEEKENFSQQLLREIADYQRSTVTRKEKLLALKLQCSQITQQAQRERENFMKERANLLSMLQREKEKLEALEREYAGLMGGRRIPLHAFPTKEVRLLDESKRAGKEAGSQLTDRSPRKKSQSPAFSSVTLGRGMTSKTHLPLVQSASCGSVLPRCQEARPLPKGSAFHLGGTDERRVRAASHSIVQLHASLCGDNGNAMDSVSIQSSDSMETSISACSPDNISSASTANAAKLEEMERLLREAQAEKIRLLENRVSTEREMEVRRQALEEERRRREDLEKRLEEETSRRQKLVEREVKLRERQREQSRPLTRYLPVRRDDFDLRGHIELAGHHVDTCYHVSLTEKTCRGFLVKMGGKIKTWKKRWFVFDRNRRTLSYFADKHEVQLKGVIYFQAIEEVYYDHLKNAHKSPNASLTFSVKTHDRVYYMVAPSPEAMRIWMDVIITGAEGYAHFMV from the exons ATGTCATCACGGGGGATGCGGTCTGGGGCGGAGCTACAGGAGCTGATGGACTCATTACAGCGCAAGAAGCTGGCCCTAGAAGCAAGCTTACGGACCAATGGGGAGTACCTCACCCTGGCACTGTCTCCGCCCATCAGTGCCAGTCATCGCTcccaggacctgaactggcggCCATTTGGAACTCTGAAGGCATCTGGCCATGTGACCAGCCTCTCCACCCCTCCCTCGCCCCGGGATGGGGACAGGGAGCGCTCCCTGAGTCCCACCCCCACGAGCCTGATCTCCGGCCTTCGTAACCAGTCCCAGGACAGCACGGGCCCACCGAGCACCTCGGATGGGAGGCGCCTGCTCACCACCTGGAACGGCTCGGCGTCCGAAGGCCGATCTCGCTACCTGAGGCCTGGGGGTCCCAGCGGGACAGCCAGCGTCCCCTCCAGCCCGCGGCTGGCCCGTAGGGGGGGCCTGGATTCTGCCTTCCGGCAGAGGAAACACTCGGCGGGGTCCTTATCGAGCCTGGGATCTCACAGCCTCTCGCTGCCCCGCCTCTACCGGTCAGCAGACAGCCCTGCCCTTTCAGTGCTCCCCCGCCGCTCATCAGGTGGCCTTGACGTGGGGGTGGAGTCCGTCTGCGGCTGGCCACGCTCACAGTGGAGCCCCGCTTTGACGGGACAGCCCGACGTCACTGTCCCAGCCAGCGTCCCTGCTAGCGTCCCTGGTAGCCCCCGACTTCCCCGGAGAAGGAACCGCTCCCTTTCGGGTTCTCACTGTGATGTGGACAGAAGCATGCTGCGAGGGTCGTCCCCGTGCCTGGAGCTGGGGCTCGGCGACAGGAGGTCATCCTTCGGGAAGGCGGGGCTAGGGGCGGGGCTAGGGGcgtggctgggggtggggcagtTCCGAGAGAGGCATGGCAGCATCAGCTCGCTTAGTGGGAAGGAGGAGCTTAGGGATTACCACCAGCGGCAGAGGGATGAGCGTCTGCGTGAGCAGGAGGTGGAGAGACTG GAGCGCCAGCGCTTGGAGACCATCCTCAGCCTGTGTTCAGAGCTGGGCCGGGGCGGGTCCACTGTGACTGACTTGCAGAAGATCAACCGCgagctggagaagctgcaggTGTCTGATGATGAGTCCGTCTTCTCTGATTCTGCTGCCTTTGAGCCCCGAGCCCGGCGGGGCAGGCCCAGCGGGCAGCGTGACCGCCTGGTGACCACTCCTTCACCGCGCCTTCCGAATGAG CAGCTGCCTGGGATTGGGGAGGAGGTGCAgctgaaacaggaagtgacacgtaTTGAAGAGGAGAGGATCCAGGCACTGAACAATGTAGAGGAGCTGGAGCAGAAGATCAAAGACTTGGACAATCAGATGGAGGAGTCTGTGCGAGAG GTGGAGCTGGAACGCGCCCTGCTGGAGGGGGAGCAGCAGGCCGAGGCTGAACAACTGCAGCGTGACAAGGAGCTCTTGGAGCAGCTCAACCAGAAACTGCACCACGTGGGGAGCGGCGGACAGACCCGCATCGCTACG GAGAGGGCCCAGCTCGATGCACAGAGGGCAAAGGTCGCCAAGCTGGCAGAGCTTCTCTCAGAGCAGAAGACCCAGCTGGACACCTGTCCTGAGGCCCTCAGAGAGCAGCTCCAGCTGCAGCTGTCCAGG GATGCAGAGACGCTGGAGATGGAGATGAAGAGGTTTGAGGACCTGGAATTCCAGCAGCTGGAGCGAGAGAGTCGGCAGGAGGAAGAGAAGGAGAACCTGGGCCAGCAGCTGGAGCGAGGGAGCcggcaggaggaggagaaggagaacTTCAGCCAGCAGCTGCTTAGAGAAATTGCAGACTATCAGCGAAGCACAGTGACACGCAAG GAGAAGCTCCTGGCCCTGAAGTTGCAGTGCAGCCAGATTACCCAGCAAGctcagcgagagagagagaacttcATGAAGGAAAGGGCCAACCTGCTGTCCATGTTGCAGAGG gagaaggagaagcTGGAAGCTCTGGAGAGGGAGTATGCAGGTCTGATGGGAGGCAGGAGGATCCCGCTCCACGCCTTTCCCACCAAGGAG GTCCGCCTACTGGATGAGAGCAAGAGGGCAGGGAAGGAGGCGGGCTCGCAGCTGACTGACAGGTCACCACGTAAAAAGAGCCAATCACCAGCATTCAGCAGTGTCACACTGGGTCGAGGAATGACCTCTAAG ACCCACCTTCCCCTGGTCCAAAGCGCCAGCTGTGGCAGTGTCCTCCCCCGCTGCCAGGAGGCCAGACCACTGCCAAAgg GTAGTGCCTTCCACCTGGGTGGCACTGATGAGAGGCGGGTGAGAGCTGCTTCTCACTCCATTGTCCAGCTGCATGCTTCCCTCTGTGGGGATAACGGCAACGCCATGGACAGCGTCAGCATTCAGAGCTCTGACAGCATGGAGACCAGCATCTCCGCCTGCTCACCTGACAACATCTCCAG TGCCAGCACCGCCAACGCTGCCAAACTGGAGGAGATGGAAAGACTGCTAAGGGAGGCACAGGCTGAGAAGATCCGGCTTTTGGAGAACCGGGTATCGACA GAGCGTGAGATGGAGGTACGCCGGCAGGCCCTAGAAGAGGAGAGGAGGCGCAGGGAGGATCTGGAGAAGCGATTAGAAGAGGAAACCAGCAGGAGACAGAAGCTGGTTGAGAGGGAAGTGAAGctgagggagagacagagagaacag TCCCGCCCCCTAACCCGCTACCTTCCAGTGAGGAGAGATGATTTTGACCTCCGTGGCCACATCGAGTTGGCTGGCCACCACGTGGACACATGCTATCACGTGTCACTGACCGAGAAGACCTGCAGGGGCTTCCTGGTCAAGATGGGCGGTAAGATCAAGACATGGAAGAAGCGATGGTTTGTCTTCGATCGCAACCGGCGAACGCTGTCCTACTTTGCTG ATAAGCATGAGGTCCAGCTGAAGGGAGTCATATACTTCCAGGCCATTGAGGAAGTCTATTATGATCACTTAAAGAATGCACACAAG AGCCCCAACGCCTCGCTGACGTTCAGCGTGAAGACCCACGACCGCGTGTATTACATGGTGGCACCATCGCCGGAAGCCATGCGCATCTGGATGGACGTGATCATCACGGGTGCTGAGGGTTACGCCCACTTCATGGTCTAA
- the LOC111857250 gene encoding pleckstrin homology-like domain family B member 2 isoform X5, giving the protein MSSRGMRSGAELQELMDSLQRKKLALEASLRTNGEYLTLALSPPISASHRSQDLNWRPFGTLKASGHVTSLSTPPSPRDGDRERSLSPTPTSLISGLRNQSQDSTGPPSTSDGRRLLTTWNGSASEGRSRYLRPGGPSGTASVPSSPRLARRGGLDSAFRQRKHSAGSLSSLGSHSLSLPRLYRSADSPALSVLPRRSSGGLDVGVESVCGWPRSQWSPALTGQPDVTVPASVPASVPGSPRLPRRRNRSLSGSHCDVDRSMLRGSSPCLELGLGDRRSSFGKAGLGAGLGAWLGVGQFRERHGSISSLSGKEELRDYHQRQRDERLREQEVERLERQRLETILSLCSELGRGGSTVTDLQKINRELEKLQVSDDESVFSDSAAFEPRARRGRPSGQRDRLVTTPSPRLPNELPGIGEEVQLKQEVTRIEEERIQALNNVEELEQKIKDLDNQMEESVREVELERALLEGEQQAEAEQLQRDKELLEQLNQKLHHVGSGGQTRIATERAQLDAQRAKVAKLAELLSEQKTQLDTCPEALREQLQLQLSRDAETLEMEMKRFEDLEFQQLERESRQEEEKENLGQQLERGSRQEEEKENFSQQLLREIADYQRSTVTRKEKLLALKLQCSQITQQAQRERENFMKERANLLSMLQREKEKLEALEREYAGLMGGRRIPLHAFPTKEVRLLDESKRAGKEAGSQLTDRSPRKKSQSPAFSSVTLGRGMTSKTHLPLVQSASCGSVLPRCQEARPLPKGSAFHLGGTDERRVRAASHSIVQLHASLCGDNGNAMDSVSIQSSDSMETSISACSPDNISSASTANAAKLEEMERLLREAQAEKIRLLENREREMEVRRQALEEERRRREDLEKRLEEETSRRQKLVEREVKLRERQREQSRPLTRYLPVRRDDFDLRGHIELAGHHVDTCYHVSLTEKTCRGFLVKMGGKIKTWKKRWFVFDRNRRTLSYFADKHEVQLKGVIYFQAIEEVYYDHLKNAHKSPNASLTFSVKTHDRVYYMVAPSPEAMRIWMDVIITGAEGYAHFMV; this is encoded by the exons ATGTCATCACGGGGGATGCGGTCTGGGGCGGAGCTACAGGAGCTGATGGACTCATTACAGCGCAAGAAGCTGGCCCTAGAAGCAAGCTTACGGACCAATGGGGAGTACCTCACCCTGGCACTGTCTCCGCCCATCAGTGCCAGTCATCGCTcccaggacctgaactggcggCCATTTGGAACTCTGAAGGCATCTGGCCATGTGACCAGCCTCTCCACCCCTCCCTCGCCCCGGGATGGGGACAGGGAGCGCTCCCTGAGTCCCACCCCCACGAGCCTGATCTCCGGCCTTCGTAACCAGTCCCAGGACAGCACGGGCCCACCGAGCACCTCGGATGGGAGGCGCCTGCTCACCACCTGGAACGGCTCGGCGTCCGAAGGCCGATCTCGCTACCTGAGGCCTGGGGGTCCCAGCGGGACAGCCAGCGTCCCCTCCAGCCCGCGGCTGGCCCGTAGGGGGGGCCTGGATTCTGCCTTCCGGCAGAGGAAACACTCGGCGGGGTCCTTATCGAGCCTGGGATCTCACAGCCTCTCGCTGCCCCGCCTCTACCGGTCAGCAGACAGCCCTGCCCTTTCAGTGCTCCCCCGCCGCTCATCAGGTGGCCTTGACGTGGGGGTGGAGTCCGTCTGCGGCTGGCCACGCTCACAGTGGAGCCCCGCTTTGACGGGACAGCCCGACGTCACTGTCCCAGCCAGCGTCCCTGCTAGCGTCCCTGGTAGCCCCCGACTTCCCCGGAGAAGGAACCGCTCCCTTTCGGGTTCTCACTGTGATGTGGACAGAAGCATGCTGCGAGGGTCGTCCCCGTGCCTGGAGCTGGGGCTCGGCGACAGGAGGTCATCCTTCGGGAAGGCGGGGCTAGGGGCGGGGCTAGGGGcgtggctgggggtggggcagtTCCGAGAGAGGCATGGCAGCATCAGCTCGCTTAGTGGGAAGGAGGAGCTTAGGGATTACCACCAGCGGCAGAGGGATGAGCGTCTGCGTGAGCAGGAGGTGGAGAGACTG GAGCGCCAGCGCTTGGAGACCATCCTCAGCCTGTGTTCAGAGCTGGGCCGGGGCGGGTCCACTGTGACTGACTTGCAGAAGATCAACCGCgagctggagaagctgcaggTGTCTGATGATGAGTCCGTCTTCTCTGATTCTGCTGCCTTTGAGCCCCGAGCCCGGCGGGGCAGGCCCAGCGGGCAGCGTGACCGCCTGGTGACCACTCCTTCACCGCGCCTTCCGAATGAG CTGCCTGGGATTGGGGAGGAGGTGCAgctgaaacaggaagtgacacgtaTTGAAGAGGAGAGGATCCAGGCACTGAACAATGTAGAGGAGCTGGAGCAGAAGATCAAAGACTTGGACAATCAGATGGAGGAGTCTGTGCGAGAG GTGGAGCTGGAACGCGCCCTGCTGGAGGGGGAGCAGCAGGCCGAGGCTGAACAACTGCAGCGTGACAAGGAGCTCTTGGAGCAGCTCAACCAGAAACTGCACCACGTGGGGAGCGGCGGACAGACCCGCATCGCTACG GAGAGGGCCCAGCTCGATGCACAGAGGGCAAAGGTCGCCAAGCTGGCAGAGCTTCTCTCAGAGCAGAAGACCCAGCTGGACACCTGTCCTGAGGCCCTCAGAGAGCAGCTCCAGCTGCAGCTGTCCAGG GATGCAGAGACGCTGGAGATGGAGATGAAGAGGTTTGAGGACCTGGAATTCCAGCAGCTGGAGCGAGAGAGTCGGCAGGAGGAAGAGAAGGAGAACCTGGGCCAGCAGCTGGAGCGAGGGAGCcggcaggaggaggagaaggagaacTTCAGCCAGCAGCTGCTTAGAGAAATTGCAGACTATCAGCGAAGCACAGTGACACGCAAG GAGAAGCTCCTGGCCCTGAAGTTGCAGTGCAGCCAGATTACCCAGCAAGctcagcgagagagagagaacttcATGAAGGAAAGGGCCAACCTGCTGTCCATGTTGCAGAGG gagaaggagaagcTGGAAGCTCTGGAGAGGGAGTATGCAGGTCTGATGGGAGGCAGGAGGATCCCGCTCCACGCCTTTCCCACCAAGGAG GTCCGCCTACTGGATGAGAGCAAGAGGGCAGGGAAGGAGGCGGGCTCGCAGCTGACTGACAGGTCACCACGTAAAAAGAGCCAATCACCAGCATTCAGCAGTGTCACACTGGGTCGAGGAATGACCTCTAAG ACCCACCTTCCCCTGGTCCAAAGCGCCAGCTGTGGCAGTGTCCTCCCCCGCTGCCAGGAGGCCAGACCACTGCCAAAgg GTAGTGCCTTCCACCTGGGTGGCACTGATGAGAGGCGGGTGAGAGCTGCTTCTCACTCCATTGTCCAGCTGCATGCTTCCCTCTGTGGGGATAACGGCAACGCCATGGACAGCGTCAGCATTCAGAGCTCTGACAGCATGGAGACCAGCATCTCCGCCTGCTCACCTGACAACATCTCCAG TGCCAGCACCGCCAACGCTGCCAAACTGGAGGAGATGGAAAGACTGCTAAGGGAGGCACAGGCTGAGAAGATCCGGCTTTTGGAGAACCGG GAGCGTGAGATGGAGGTACGCCGGCAGGCCCTAGAAGAGGAGAGGAGGCGCAGGGAGGATCTGGAGAAGCGATTAGAAGAGGAAACCAGCAGGAGACAGAAGCTGGTTGAGAGGGAAGTGAAGctgagggagagacagagagaacag TCCCGCCCCCTAACCCGCTACCTTCCAGTGAGGAGAGATGATTTTGACCTCCGTGGCCACATCGAGTTGGCTGGCCACCACGTGGACACATGCTATCACGTGTCACTGACCGAGAAGACCTGCAGGGGCTTCCTGGTCAAGATGGGCGGTAAGATCAAGACATGGAAGAAGCGATGGTTTGTCTTCGATCGCAACCGGCGAACGCTGTCCTACTTTGCTG ATAAGCATGAGGTCCAGCTGAAGGGAGTCATATACTTCCAGGCCATTGAGGAAGTCTATTATGATCACTTAAAGAATGCACACAAG AGCCCCAACGCCTCGCTGACGTTCAGCGTGAAGACCCACGACCGCGTGTATTACATGGTGGCACCATCGCCGGAAGCCATGCGCATCTGGATGGACGTGATCATCACGGGTGCTGAGGGTTACGCCCACTTCATGGTCTAA
- the LOC111857250 gene encoding pleckstrin homology-like domain family B member 2 isoform X2: MSSRGMRSGAELQELMDSLQRKKLALEASLRTNGEYLTLALSPPISASHRSQDLNWRPFGTLKASGHVTSLSTPPSPRDGDRERSLSPTPTSLISGLRNQSQDSTGPPSTSDGRRLLTTWNGSASEGRSRYLRPGGPSGTASVPSSPRLARRGGLDSAFRQRKHSAGSLSSLGSHSLSLPRLYRSADSPALSVLPRRSSGGLDVGVESVCGWPRSQWSPALTGQPDVTVPASVPASVPGSPRLPRRRNRSLSGSHCDVDRSMLRGSSPCLELGLGDRRSSFGKAGLGAGLGAWLGVGQFRERHGSISSLSGKEELRDYHQRQRDERLREQEVERLERQRLETILSLCSELGRGGSTVTDLQKINRELEKLQVSDDESVFSDSAAFEPRARRGRPSGQRDRLVTTPSPRLPNELPGIGEEVQLKQEVTRIEEERIQALNNVEELEQKIKDLDNQMEESVREVELERALLEGEQQAEAEQLQRDKELLEQLNQKLHHVGSGGQTRIATERAQLDAQRAKVAKLAELLSEQKTQLDTCPEALREQLQLQLSRDAETLEMEMKRFEDLEFQQLERESRQEEEKENLGQQLERGSRQEEEKENFSQQLLREIADYQRSTVTRKEKLLALKLQCSQITQQAQRERENFMKERANLLSMLQREKEKLEALEREYAGLMGGRRIPLHAFPTKEVRLLDESKRAGKEAGSQLTDRSPRKKSQSPAFSSVTLGRGMTSKTHLPLVQSASCGSVLPRCQEARPLPKGSAFHLGGTDERRVRAASHSIVQLHASLCGDNGNAMDSVSIQSSDSMETSISACSPDNISSASTANAAKLEEMERLLREAQAEKIRLLENRVSTEREMEVRRQALEEERRRREDLEKRLEEETSRRQKLVEREVKLRERQREQSRPLTRYLPVRRDDFDLRGHIELAGHHVDTCYHVSLTEKTCRGFLVKMGGKIKTWKKRWFVFDRNRRTLSYFADKHEVQLKGVIYFQAIEEVYYDHLKNAHKSPNASLTFSVKTHDRVYYMVAPSPEAMRIWMDVIITGAEGYAHFMV; the protein is encoded by the exons ATGTCATCACGGGGGATGCGGTCTGGGGCGGAGCTACAGGAGCTGATGGACTCATTACAGCGCAAGAAGCTGGCCCTAGAAGCAAGCTTACGGACCAATGGGGAGTACCTCACCCTGGCACTGTCTCCGCCCATCAGTGCCAGTCATCGCTcccaggacctgaactggcggCCATTTGGAACTCTGAAGGCATCTGGCCATGTGACCAGCCTCTCCACCCCTCCCTCGCCCCGGGATGGGGACAGGGAGCGCTCCCTGAGTCCCACCCCCACGAGCCTGATCTCCGGCCTTCGTAACCAGTCCCAGGACAGCACGGGCCCACCGAGCACCTCGGATGGGAGGCGCCTGCTCACCACCTGGAACGGCTCGGCGTCCGAAGGCCGATCTCGCTACCTGAGGCCTGGGGGTCCCAGCGGGACAGCCAGCGTCCCCTCCAGCCCGCGGCTGGCCCGTAGGGGGGGCCTGGATTCTGCCTTCCGGCAGAGGAAACACTCGGCGGGGTCCTTATCGAGCCTGGGATCTCACAGCCTCTCGCTGCCCCGCCTCTACCGGTCAGCAGACAGCCCTGCCCTTTCAGTGCTCCCCCGCCGCTCATCAGGTGGCCTTGACGTGGGGGTGGAGTCCGTCTGCGGCTGGCCACGCTCACAGTGGAGCCCCGCTTTGACGGGACAGCCCGACGTCACTGTCCCAGCCAGCGTCCCTGCTAGCGTCCCTGGTAGCCCCCGACTTCCCCGGAGAAGGAACCGCTCCCTTTCGGGTTCTCACTGTGATGTGGACAGAAGCATGCTGCGAGGGTCGTCCCCGTGCCTGGAGCTGGGGCTCGGCGACAGGAGGTCATCCTTCGGGAAGGCGGGGCTAGGGGCGGGGCTAGGGGcgtggctgggggtggggcagtTCCGAGAGAGGCATGGCAGCATCAGCTCGCTTAGTGGGAAGGAGGAGCTTAGGGATTACCACCAGCGGCAGAGGGATGAGCGTCTGCGTGAGCAGGAGGTGGAGAGACTG GAGCGCCAGCGCTTGGAGACCATCCTCAGCCTGTGTTCAGAGCTGGGCCGGGGCGGGTCCACTGTGACTGACTTGCAGAAGATCAACCGCgagctggagaagctgcaggTGTCTGATGATGAGTCCGTCTTCTCTGATTCTGCTGCCTTTGAGCCCCGAGCCCGGCGGGGCAGGCCCAGCGGGCAGCGTGACCGCCTGGTGACCACTCCTTCACCGCGCCTTCCGAATGAG CTGCCTGGGATTGGGGAGGAGGTGCAgctgaaacaggaagtgacacgtaTTGAAGAGGAGAGGATCCAGGCACTGAACAATGTAGAGGAGCTGGAGCAGAAGATCAAAGACTTGGACAATCAGATGGAGGAGTCTGTGCGAGAG GTGGAGCTGGAACGCGCCCTGCTGGAGGGGGAGCAGCAGGCCGAGGCTGAACAACTGCAGCGTGACAAGGAGCTCTTGGAGCAGCTCAACCAGAAACTGCACCACGTGGGGAGCGGCGGACAGACCCGCATCGCTACG GAGAGGGCCCAGCTCGATGCACAGAGGGCAAAGGTCGCCAAGCTGGCAGAGCTTCTCTCAGAGCAGAAGACCCAGCTGGACACCTGTCCTGAGGCCCTCAGAGAGCAGCTCCAGCTGCAGCTGTCCAGG GATGCAGAGACGCTGGAGATGGAGATGAAGAGGTTTGAGGACCTGGAATTCCAGCAGCTGGAGCGAGAGAGTCGGCAGGAGGAAGAGAAGGAGAACCTGGGCCAGCAGCTGGAGCGAGGGAGCcggcaggaggaggagaaggagaacTTCAGCCAGCAGCTGCTTAGAGAAATTGCAGACTATCAGCGAAGCACAGTGACACGCAAG GAGAAGCTCCTGGCCCTGAAGTTGCAGTGCAGCCAGATTACCCAGCAAGctcagcgagagagagagaacttcATGAAGGAAAGGGCCAACCTGCTGTCCATGTTGCAGAGG gagaaggagaagcTGGAAGCTCTGGAGAGGGAGTATGCAGGTCTGATGGGAGGCAGGAGGATCCCGCTCCACGCCTTTCCCACCAAGGAG GTCCGCCTACTGGATGAGAGCAAGAGGGCAGGGAAGGAGGCGGGCTCGCAGCTGACTGACAGGTCACCACGTAAAAAGAGCCAATCACCAGCATTCAGCAGTGTCACACTGGGTCGAGGAATGACCTCTAAG ACCCACCTTCCCCTGGTCCAAAGCGCCAGCTGTGGCAGTGTCCTCCCCCGCTGCCAGGAGGCCAGACCACTGCCAAAgg GTAGTGCCTTCCACCTGGGTGGCACTGATGAGAGGCGGGTGAGAGCTGCTTCTCACTCCATTGTCCAGCTGCATGCTTCCCTCTGTGGGGATAACGGCAACGCCATGGACAGCGTCAGCATTCAGAGCTCTGACAGCATGGAGACCAGCATCTCCGCCTGCTCACCTGACAACATCTCCAG TGCCAGCACCGCCAACGCTGCCAAACTGGAGGAGATGGAAAGACTGCTAAGGGAGGCACAGGCTGAGAAGATCCGGCTTTTGGAGAACCGGGTATCGACA GAGCGTGAGATGGAGGTACGCCGGCAGGCCCTAGAAGAGGAGAGGAGGCGCAGGGAGGATCTGGAGAAGCGATTAGAAGAGGAAACCAGCAGGAGACAGAAGCTGGTTGAGAGGGAAGTGAAGctgagggagagacagagagaacag TCCCGCCCCCTAACCCGCTACCTTCCAGTGAGGAGAGATGATTTTGACCTCCGTGGCCACATCGAGTTGGCTGGCCACCACGTGGACACATGCTATCACGTGTCACTGACCGAGAAGACCTGCAGGGGCTTCCTGGTCAAGATGGGCGGTAAGATCAAGACATGGAAGAAGCGATGGTTTGTCTTCGATCGCAACCGGCGAACGCTGTCCTACTTTGCTG ATAAGCATGAGGTCCAGCTGAAGGGAGTCATATACTTCCAGGCCATTGAGGAAGTCTATTATGATCACTTAAAGAATGCACACAAG AGCCCCAACGCCTCGCTGACGTTCAGCGTGAAGACCCACGACCGCGTGTATTACATGGTGGCACCATCGCCGGAAGCCATGCGCATCTGGATGGACGTGATCATCACGGGTGCTGAGGGTTACGCCCACTTCATGGTCTAA